From a region of the Azospirillum formosense genome:
- a CDS encoding J domain-containing protein yields MRDPYQILGLTRSASADDIKKAYRKLAKEFHPDLKPGNAANEERFKEISAAYTLLSDSDKRARFDRGEIDASGQERHYGFGGRSRANAGRSRAYSGAGGGTGDDSFFGGEDWFSDLFSGGRKRGGPAGGGAGGGGSRSRGSDINYSVSVPFVEAAQGTKRRISLSNGKSIDVTVPPGTEDQAKLRLKGQGLPGAGGFGAGDAIVEVHVEAHPFFTRQGSDIHVEVPITLNEAVLGATIRVPTISGPVALKIPPGANTGSTLRLRGKGVMNQATKQAGDQYVKLKVVLPDPPDAELVKFMEEWSRTRSYDVRKKAGLE; encoded by the coding sequence ATGCGTGACCCTTATCAAATCCTCGGCCTCACCCGCTCCGCGAGCGCCGACGACATCAAGAAGGCGTACCGCAAGCTCGCCAAGGAGTTCCATCCCGACCTGAAGCCCGGCAACGCCGCGAACGAGGAGCGCTTCAAGGAAATCTCGGCGGCGTACACGCTGCTGTCGGATTCCGACAAGCGCGCCCGTTTCGACCGCGGCGAGATTGACGCCTCCGGCCAGGAGCGGCATTACGGCTTCGGCGGCCGCTCCCGCGCCAACGCCGGTCGCAGCCGCGCCTACAGCGGGGCCGGCGGCGGCACCGGCGACGACTCCTTCTTCGGCGGCGAGGACTGGTTCTCCGACCTGTTCAGCGGCGGGCGCAAGCGCGGCGGCCCGGCCGGCGGCGGGGCGGGCGGCGGTGGCTCCCGGTCGCGCGGCAGCGACATCAACTACTCGGTCTCCGTGCCCTTCGTCGAGGCGGCGCAGGGCACCAAGCGGCGCATCAGCCTGTCCAACGGCAAGAGCATCGACGTGACCGTTCCGCCGGGGACGGAGGATCAGGCGAAGCTGCGCCTGAAAGGCCAGGGGCTTCCCGGCGCCGGCGGCTTCGGGGCCGGCGACGCCATCGTCGAGGTCCATGTCGAGGCGCATCCCTTCTTCACCCGCCAGGGCTCCGACATCCATGTCGAGGTGCCGATCACCCTGAACGAGGCGGTTCTCGGCGCCACCATCCGCGTGCCGACCATCAGCGGCCCGGTCGCGCTGAAGATCCCGCCGGGGGCCAACACCGGCTCCACCCTGCGGCTGCGCGGCAAGGGCGTGATGAACCAGGCGACCAAACAGGCCGGCGACCAGTATGTGAAGCTGAAGGTCGTCCTCCCCGACCCGCCCGACGCCGAGCTGGTCAAGTTCATGGAGGAATGGTCGCGGACGCGCAGCTACGACGTGCGCAAGAAGGCCGGGCTGGAGTGA
- a CDS encoding methyl-accepting chemotaxis protein: protein MDSAFGGRSHLIADIATEAGNLGIEIADIAGHVEEVNGRLGHQANVFAQLRGTGNKMSESTQRISAAATVARSVTEQARQEVESSHDRVQRSMNDIHALVAAVGGIEGQIAGLQEALDRVGRVAKEIFVIAKQTNLLALNATIEAARAGEAGRGFAVVANEVKALSKKTSEATTEIDATLKYLNEQAQRLMAESASSAGKARAVSEGTTAIGAVIETVGRAMAELNGETDKIDAASSEIGANCEELQHEIDDLAAGVQLSSDNLAQARDRVNTLVGMSERLIGITAELDVETVDTPFIRMVTDAASRISADFEDALSRGEVREGDLFDSNYQPIPGSNPQQHMTRFTEFCDRMLPKVLDSLLGQNERIVFCVAVDSNGYLPTHNRRFSQPQGTDPTWNAANCRNRRIFNDRVGLAAGRSTKPFLLQTYRRDMGGGQYALMKDVSAPITVRGRHWGGLRLAYKV from the coding sequence ATGGACAGTGCGTTCGGCGGCCGCTCTCATTTGATCGCGGATATTGCCACTGAAGCGGGCAATCTCGGCATCGAGATCGCGGACATCGCGGGCCATGTGGAGGAGGTCAACGGCCGCCTCGGCCATCAGGCCAACGTTTTCGCGCAGTTGCGCGGCACCGGGAACAAGATGTCGGAGAGCACGCAGCGCATCTCCGCCGCCGCCACCGTGGCGCGTTCCGTGACCGAGCAGGCCCGGCAGGAGGTCGAATCCTCCCACGACCGGGTGCAGCGGTCGATGAACGACATCCACGCCCTCGTCGCCGCCGTGGGCGGCATCGAGGGGCAGATCGCCGGCCTGCAGGAGGCGCTGGACCGGGTGGGCCGGGTCGCCAAGGAAATCTTCGTCATCGCCAAGCAGACCAACCTGCTGGCGCTCAACGCGACCATCGAGGCGGCCCGCGCCGGGGAGGCCGGGCGCGGCTTCGCCGTGGTGGCCAACGAGGTCAAGGCCCTGTCGAAGAAGACCAGCGAGGCGACGACGGAGATCGACGCCACGCTGAAGTACCTGAACGAGCAGGCGCAGCGCCTGATGGCCGAAAGCGCGTCCAGCGCCGGCAAGGCCCGCGCGGTGAGCGAGGGCACCACCGCCATCGGCGCGGTCATCGAAACGGTGGGCCGCGCCATGGCGGAGCTGAACGGCGAGACGGACAAGATCGACGCGGCCTCCTCGGAGATCGGCGCCAACTGCGAGGAGCTTCAGCACGAGATCGACGACCTCGCGGCCGGCGTGCAGCTGTCCAGCGACAATCTGGCCCAGGCGCGCGACCGCGTGAACACGCTGGTCGGCATGAGCGAGCGGCTGATCGGCATCACCGCCGAGCTGGACGTGGAGACGGTGGACACCCCCTTCATCCGCATGGTCACCGACGCCGCGTCGCGCATCTCCGCTGACTTCGAGGACGCGCTGTCGCGCGGCGAGGTGCGCGAAGGCGATCTGTTCGACAGCAACTACCAGCCCATCCCCGGCTCGAACCCGCAGCAGCACATGACGCGCTTCACCGAGTTCTGCGACCGCATGCTGCCGAAGGTCCTCGATTCGCTGCTGGGGCAGAACGAGCGCATCGTCTTCTGCGTGGCCGTCGATTCGAACGGCTATCTGCCGACCCACAACCGGAGGTTCAGCCAGCCCCAGGGAACCGATCCCACCTGGAACGCGGCCAATTGCCGCAACCGGCGCATCTTCAACGACCGGGTCGGCCTCGCCGCGGGGCGCAGCACGAAGCCGTTCCTGCTCCAGACCTACCGGCGCGACATGGGCGGCGGGCAGTACGCCCTGATGAAGGACGTGTCCGCTCCGATCACCGTGCGCGGGCGCCATTGGGGCGGGCTGCGTCTGGCCTACAAGGTCTGA
- a CDS encoding transporter substrate-binding domain-containing protein has translation MALAGLAAGGLPSSGRAAAADFTTTPPAVPVTVKVGAYEFPPYVTESGGGVTQALLDLLNAEQTDFRFELVRTSPQRRYEDMERGRFDLIAFESLAWGWKGRPVDASRVFLHDAEVFVAKAGPGMDQSYFDRLDDKTVLGRLGYHYAFAGMSADPEVLEKRFNTRLTVTHEGNVRSVAAGRAALAIVTRSFLARFLKANPDMAPQLLVSERTDQIYEHTILVRRDGPVGIAWVNGTLDRLERSGALPALWTRQGIAP, from the coding sequence TTGGCGCTCGCCGGACTGGCGGCGGGCGGCCTGCCCTCGTCCGGCCGTGCTGCGGCGGCCGATTTCACGACCACCCCGCCGGCCGTCCCGGTGACCGTCAAGGTCGGCGCCTACGAGTTCCCCCCCTATGTCACCGAATCCGGCGGCGGCGTCACCCAGGCGCTGCTCGACCTGCTGAACGCGGAGCAGACCGACTTCCGATTCGAACTGGTCCGCACCTCTCCCCAGCGGCGCTACGAGGACATGGAGCGGGGCCGCTTCGACCTGATCGCCTTCGAAAGCCTCGCCTGGGGCTGGAAGGGGCGCCCCGTGGACGCCTCGCGGGTGTTTCTGCACGACGCGGAGGTGTTCGTCGCCAAGGCCGGCCCGGGCATGGACCAGAGCTATTTCGACCGGCTGGACGACAAGACGGTCCTGGGTCGGCTCGGCTACCATTACGCCTTCGCCGGCATGAGCGCCGACCCGGAGGTCCTGGAGAAGCGCTTCAACACCCGGCTGACCGTCACGCATGAGGGCAACGTGCGCAGCGTCGCCGCCGGGCGGGCCGCGCTGGCCATCGTCACCCGCTCCTTCCTGGCGAGATTCCTCAAGGCCAACCCCGACATGGCACCGCAACTCCTGGTGTCCGAGCGCACCGACCAGATCTACGAGCACACCATCCTGGTCCGCCGCGACGGCCCGGTCGGCATCGCCTGGGTCAACGGCACCCTCGACCGGCTGGAGCGCAGCGGCGCGCTTCCGGCTCTGTGGACCCGTCAGGGGATCGCCCCGTGA
- a CDS encoding MBL fold metallo-hydrolase, with the protein MGFSVTFWGVRGTVSCPLPSHMGFGGNTSCVEVQAGDQRIVIDAGTGIRMLGKRLLKEGATEATLLMSHTHLDHICGFPFFAPAYSKGFHLRIVSGHLNGTPGIEAAMARQMERPLFPVPMRTMGSNIVFDEITAGDRFALGEGVQVRTARLNHPDGATGYRIEHMGKAFAYVTDTEHVPGHPDRNILDLIDGADLVLYDSTYTDEEWQNRIGWGHSTWTEGVRLARAAGVKRLVLFHHDPDHDDAAMTAIEAAAQAVFPDCFAAREGMTVTLA; encoded by the coding sequence ATGGGCTTTTCGGTGACCTTCTGGGGGGTTCGGGGCACGGTTTCCTGTCCCCTGCCGTCCCATATGGGCTTCGGCGGCAACACGAGTTGCGTGGAGGTCCAGGCGGGCGACCAGCGCATCGTCATCGACGCCGGCACCGGCATCCGCATGCTCGGAAAGCGCCTGCTGAAGGAGGGCGCCACCGAGGCGACCCTGCTGATGAGCCACACCCATCTGGACCACATCTGCGGCTTTCCCTTCTTCGCCCCGGCCTACAGCAAGGGCTTCCACCTGCGCATCGTCTCCGGCCATCTGAACGGCACCCCCGGCATCGAGGCGGCCATGGCCCGGCAGATGGAGCGCCCCCTGTTCCCGGTGCCGATGCGCACCATGGGAAGCAACATCGTCTTCGACGAAATCACGGCGGGCGACCGGTTCGCCTTGGGGGAGGGGGTTCAGGTCCGCACGGCGCGGCTGAACCATCCGGACGGCGCCACCGGCTACCGCATCGAGCATATGGGAAAAGCCTTCGCCTATGTGACCGACACCGAGCATGTGCCCGGGCACCCCGACCGCAACATTCTGGACCTGATCGACGGCGCCGACCTCGTGCTCTACGACAGCACCTACACGGACGAGGAGTGGCAGAACCGCATCGGCTGGGGCCACTCGACCTGGACCGAGGGCGTCCGGCTGGCCCGGGCGGCCGGGGTGAAGCGGCTGGTGCTGTTCCATCACGACCCCGACCATGACGACGCCGCCATGACCGCCATCGAGGCGGCGGCCCAGGCGGTGTTTCCGGACTGCTTCGCCGCGCGGGAAGGAATGACGGTCACGCTGGCCTGA
- the pdxH gene encoding pyridoxamine 5'-phosphate oxidase: MSESNDRDPYALFQDWMDEATRSEINDPNAMALATADAQGAPSVRMVLLKGIDPRGFVFYTNTESRKGEQLLANANAALCFHWKTLKRQVRVEGAVEPVSDAEADAYFESRPRESRIGAWASQQSRPLEGRWELEKRVAQFAAKFGLGAVPRPPHWTGFRILPRRIEFWQDRPFRLHERLVYLREGDPAAQEPARWTTERLFP, from the coding sequence ATGAGCGAATCCAACGACCGGGACCCGTACGCCCTGTTCCAGGACTGGATGGACGAGGCCACCCGCAGCGAGATCAACGATCCCAACGCCATGGCGCTGGCCACCGCCGACGCGCAAGGGGCGCCGTCGGTCCGCATGGTGCTCCTGAAGGGCATCGATCCGCGCGGATTCGTCTTCTACACCAACACGGAAAGCCGCAAGGGGGAGCAGCTTCTGGCCAACGCCAACGCCGCCCTGTGCTTCCATTGGAAGACGCTGAAGCGTCAGGTCCGCGTCGAGGGGGCGGTGGAGCCGGTGTCCGATGCCGAGGCCGACGCCTATTTCGAGAGCCGCCCGCGGGAAAGCCGCATCGGCGCCTGGGCGTCGCAGCAGTCGCGCCCGCTGGAGGGGCGCTGGGAGCTGGAAAAGCGGGTCGCCCAGTTCGCCGCCAAGTTCGGCCTGGGCGCGGTTCCCCGCCCGCCGCACTGGACCGGCTTCCGCATCCTGCCGCGGCGAATCGAGTTCTGGCAGGACCGTCCCTTCCGCCTGCACGAGCGGCTCGTGTACCTGCGCGAGGGCGATCCGGCGGCGCAGGAGCCGGCGCGCTGGACGACGGAGCGTCTTTTCCCGTAA
- a CDS encoding methyl-accepting chemotaxis protein, producing the protein MPERIVALSRAVSDLATRKMDEIQAVTNTTKILALNALIEAMRAGEAGRGFAVVAQEVKAISERITGIGDELRAQMAVQTDELNTLGNRLVSQLRGGRLADLALNMIDIIDRNLYERSCDVRWWATDRAVVDCAAAPSESNRRDASQRLGVILGAYTVYLDLWVVDAKGLVLANGRPDRYRRPVGASVASEPWFREAMATRSGTDFAVADIGTNDLLDRATVATYATAIRAGGEETGAVIGVLGVFFDWQPQSQGVVDSVRLTDEERARTRCLLVDSRHRVIAASDRRGVLTESFPLRTGGLGQGSYSDDQGRVVGFAVTPGYETYKGLGWFGVIVQNSVSHCE; encoded by the coding sequence ATGCCCGAGCGAATCGTGGCCTTGTCGCGCGCCGTGTCCGATCTCGCCACGCGCAAGATGGATGAAATCCAAGCCGTTACCAACACGACCAAGATACTGGCGCTCAACGCCCTGATCGAGGCGATGCGCGCGGGGGAGGCCGGCCGGGGCTTCGCCGTGGTGGCCCAGGAGGTGAAGGCCATTTCGGAGCGGATCACCGGCATCGGCGACGAGTTGCGCGCCCAGATGGCCGTGCAGACGGACGAGCTGAACACGCTGGGCAACCGTCTGGTCTCGCAGTTGCGGGGCGGTCGGCTCGCCGATCTGGCGCTCAACATGATCGACATCATCGACCGCAATTTGTACGAGCGGTCCTGTGATGTGCGCTGGTGGGCGACCGACCGCGCCGTGGTGGATTGCGCCGCCGCTCCCTCCGAGTCCAACCGCCGGGACGCCTCGCAGCGGCTGGGCGTGATCCTCGGCGCCTACACGGTCTATCTCGATCTCTGGGTTGTCGATGCGAAGGGCTTGGTTCTAGCGAACGGGCGGCCCGACCGCTATCGCCGGCCGGTGGGCGCGTCGGTCGCGTCCGAGCCCTGGTTCCGCGAGGCCATGGCGACCCGCAGCGGCACCGATTTCGCGGTGGCGGACATCGGCACGAACGACCTGCTGGACCGCGCGACCGTGGCCACCTACGCCACGGCCATCCGGGCCGGCGGGGAGGAGACGGGCGCGGTCATCGGCGTGCTGGGGGTCTTCTTCGACTGGCAGCCCCAGTCCCAGGGCGTGGTCGACTCCGTCCGCCTGACCGACGAGGAGCGCGCCCGGACCCGCTGCCTTCTGGTGGACAGCCGTCACCGCGTCATCGCCGCCTCCGACCGCCGGGGCGTCCTGACGGAGAGCTTCCCCCTGCGCACCGGCGGCCTCGGCCAGGGAAGCTATTCCGACGACCAGGGGCGCGTGGTCGGCTTCGCCGTGACGCCGGGCTATGAAACCTACAAGGGGCTCGGCTGGTTCGGAGTGATCGTCCAGAACTCCGTCAGTCATTGCGAGTAG
- the ftsH gene encoding ATP-dependent zinc metalloprotease FtsH, producing MPPIPKKYLIALAVVAALLLGWFAFAAWTDYARDGAEEIATYSDLVAAAERGDIASVTFRGDGAHAVTPDGQRLRAVVPVTDDLLKELRGRKIAIAFEEDAGGLVSGTVSVLEKLAPFLVIGLLVGALLLSGGQFLGGSRATRVRPSDTGTVFADVAGVDEAKDELRETVEFLRDPRRFAMAGARVPKGILLVGPPGTGKTMLAKAAAGEAGVPFFTVSGSDFVEMFVGLGAARVRSVFKTARAAAPCLLFIDEVDALAGKRGESNSHSEREQTLNQLLVEMDGIVNSGEVVVIAATNRAEMLDPAVTRPGRFDRHIHVALPDVAGREAILGVHAGRLRLAPDVCVRTVARGTPGFSGAELANLTNEAALSAARNGRVIVGMADFEAAKDRVLMGNERRSLALSGHERRLTAYHEAGHALVSIRCPEADPIHKATIIPRGRALGMVVRLPEGDRVSVSRAKLLADIAVAMAGRAAEDLVFGPDAVTTGAEADFRAATDLARRMVTAWGMSDAIGYVAHAGNDPAVVRSERTAWRIDEEVRRITDEGMERARRILATDRAALERITAALLERETLSGDEIGALAAEERETEAA from the coding sequence ATGCCGCCGATCCCGAAAAAGTACCTGATCGCCCTCGCCGTTGTTGCTGCGCTTCTGCTTGGCTGGTTCGCCTTCGCGGCCTGGACCGACTACGCGCGCGACGGCGCCGAGGAGATCGCGACCTACAGCGACTTGGTGGCGGCGGCCGAACGGGGGGACATCGCCTCGGTCACCTTCCGCGGTGACGGGGCGCACGCCGTCACTCCGGACGGCCAGCGGCTGCGCGCCGTCGTTCCGGTCACCGACGACCTGCTGAAGGAACTGCGCGGGCGCAAGATCGCCATCGCCTTCGAGGAGGACGCCGGCGGGCTGGTCTCCGGCACCGTCTCCGTTCTGGAGAAGCTGGCGCCCTTCCTGGTGATCGGCCTGCTGGTCGGCGCGCTCCTGCTCAGCGGCGGGCAGTTCCTCGGCGGCAGCCGGGCCACCCGCGTCCGCCCGAGCGACACCGGCACCGTCTTCGCCGACGTCGCCGGGGTGGACGAGGCGAAGGACGAGCTTCGCGAAACCGTCGAGTTCCTGCGCGACCCGCGCCGCTTCGCTATGGCCGGCGCCCGCGTGCCCAAGGGCATCCTGCTGGTCGGCCCGCCGGGCACCGGCAAGACGATGCTGGCGAAGGCCGCGGCCGGCGAGGCCGGGGTGCCCTTCTTCACCGTCTCCGGCTCCGATTTCGTGGAGATGTTCGTCGGGCTGGGCGCCGCGCGGGTGCGCAGCGTCTTCAAGACGGCGCGGGCCGCCGCCCCCTGCCTGCTGTTCATCGACGAGGTCGACGCCCTGGCCGGCAAGCGCGGCGAATCCAATTCCCACTCGGAGCGGGAGCAGACGCTGAACCAGCTCCTGGTCGAAATGGACGGCATCGTCAACAGCGGTGAGGTGGTGGTGATCGCCGCGACCAACCGCGCCGAGATGCTGGACCCCGCCGTGACCCGGCCAGGCCGTTTCGACCGCCACATCCACGTCGCTCTGCCCGACGTGGCCGGGCGCGAGGCCATCCTGGGCGTCCATGCGGGCCGGCTGCGCCTCGCCCCCGACGTCTGCGTCCGCACGGTGGCGCGGGGCACGCCCGGCTTCTCGGGCGCGGAGCTGGCCAACCTGACCAACGAGGCCGCCCTGTCTGCCGCGCGCAACGGGCGGGTCATCGTCGGCATGGCCGATTTCGAGGCGGCGAAGGACCGCGTCCTGATGGGCAACGAGCGGCGCAGCCTCGCCTTGTCCGGCCATGAACGGCGCCTGACCGCCTACCACGAGGCCGGCCACGCGCTGGTCTCCATCCGCTGCCCGGAGGCCGATCCCATCCACAAGGCCACGATCATCCCGCGCGGCCGCGCGCTGGGCATGGTCGTCCGGCTGCCGGAAGGGGACCGCGTGTCGGTGTCGCGCGCCAAGCTGCTCGCCGACATCGCCGTCGCCATGGCCGGGCGCGCGGCGGAGGATCTGGTCTTCGGCCCGGACGCCGTCACGACCGGGGCCGAGGCCGACTTCCGCGCCGCCACCGACCTCGCCCGCCGCATGGTCACCGCCTGGGGCATGAGCGACGCCATCGGCTATGTCGCCCACGCCGGCAACGACCCCGCCGTGGTGCGCTCGGAACGCACCGCCTGGCGCATCGACGAGGAGGTCCGCCGCATCACCGACGAGGGGATGGAGCGCGCCCGCCGCATCCTGGCCACCGACCGCGCCGCGCTGGAGCGGATCACCGCCGCCCTGCTGGAGCGCGAGACTCTGAGCGGCGACGAGATCGGCGCGCTGGCGGCCGAGGAGCGGGAAACCGAAGCGGCCTGA
- a CDS encoding RT0821/Lpp0805 family surface protein, which produces MFVKKLVPAAMAIALLAGCVSTSKEATKNAETVGGRISSTYGNASGKVASSGTGPLLGAFIGSAAIEPSDAAAAETAAKRAYAAPVGDKIGWTNPATGHYGSLTTTREGYNNAGQYCREFHQTVTTKSQTELAYGTACKQADGTWKIVANS; this is translated from the coding sequence ATGTTCGTGAAGAAGCTCGTCCCGGCGGCGATGGCGATCGCCCTGCTTGCGGGTTGCGTCAGCACCTCCAAGGAAGCCACCAAGAACGCGGAGACCGTCGGCGGCCGGATCTCGTCGACCTACGGCAACGCGTCGGGCAAGGTCGCCTCCTCGGGCACCGGCCCGCTGCTGGGCGCCTTCATCGGCTCGGCCGCCATCGAGCCGTCGGACGCCGCCGCCGCCGAGACCGCGGCCAAGCGCGCCTACGCCGCCCCGGTCGGCGACAAGATCGGCTGGACCAACCCGGCGACGGGCCATTACGGCTCGCTGACCACGACGCGTGAGGGCTACAACAACGCCGGTCAGTATTGCCGGGAATTCCACCAAACGGTAACCACAAAGAGCCAGACCGAATTGGCCTACGGAACCGCTTGCAAACAGGCCGACGGTACGTGGAAGATCGTCGCCAATTCGTAA
- a CDS encoding SpoIIE family protein phosphatase, whose amino-acid sequence MTELRALAVGRRDRSLLTRIGSIILVTAAAVGVVAVAVSANIVEHQQFSALTKRAQLVAAMQTDALANPIWEIDDRAVRNIIDSLRERDPAILAVSVFEPGHSEPMAVSGNPRTSADSTTIEKVIDLRGRDGVTRQVGTLRLLYSTEEVHRNTLEALLPVVGLLLLSLVTAIAIISVMLNRVVLGPLRRLTQAAQAVSRGDYSARLATEREDEIGVLTTTFNRMAETVQDYTQTLESRVQERTEALADINRRIMDSINYAQLIQSSILPKPEVLEGGLAEHFVLWRPRDVVSGDFYYYREVEDGFLIGVADCTGHGVPGAFMTMTASAVLNNVVDGMGAADPAALLATVDEKVRAALHQDGDAASWEGGFDNGLDLALCYVQPARRRLVYAGARLPLAIAGPDGLTEIRADRRSLGYRASGPTPAFTNHSLDLQPGQTFYICTDGLTDQCGGERGRSFGKRRLHGVVEECRALPLDGQKERIESSLSGFQGDRPQRDDITMVGFRVRLAGDPADPTRNTLWEIA is encoded by the coding sequence GTGACCGAATTGCGCGCCCTCGCCGTCGGTCGGCGTGACCGCTCGCTGCTGACCCGCATCGGCAGCATCATCCTGGTCACCGCCGCCGCCGTGGGGGTGGTCGCCGTGGCCGTGTCGGCCAACATCGTGGAGCACCAGCAGTTCTCGGCGCTGACCAAGCGGGCGCAGCTGGTCGCCGCCATGCAGACGGACGCGCTGGCCAACCCGATCTGGGAAATCGACGACCGCGCCGTCCGCAACATCATCGATTCGCTGCGCGAGCGCGACCCGGCCATCCTCGCCGTCTCCGTCTTCGAGCCGGGGCACAGCGAGCCGATGGCGGTGTCCGGCAACCCCAGGACCTCCGCCGACTCCACCACCATCGAAAAGGTCATCGACCTGCGGGGGCGCGACGGGGTGACCCGGCAGGTGGGAACGCTGCGCCTGCTCTACTCGACCGAGGAGGTCCACCGCAACACGCTGGAGGCGCTGCTGCCGGTGGTCGGACTGCTGCTGCTGTCCCTGGTCACCGCCATCGCCATCATCAGCGTCATGCTGAACCGCGTCGTCCTCGGCCCGCTGCGGCGGCTGACCCAGGCGGCCCAGGCGGTCTCCCGCGGCGATTACAGCGCCCGCCTCGCCACCGAGCGGGAGGATGAGATCGGCGTCCTGACCACGACCTTCAACCGCATGGCCGAAACGGTCCAGGACTACACCCAGACCCTGGAATCCCGCGTCCAGGAGCGGACCGAGGCGCTGGCCGACATCAACCGCCGCATCATGGACAGCATCAACTACGCCCAGCTGATCCAGTCCTCGATCCTGCCCAAACCCGAAGTTCTGGAAGGCGGGCTGGCCGAGCATTTCGTCCTGTGGCGGCCGCGCGACGTGGTCAGCGGCGATTTCTACTATTACCGCGAGGTCGAGGACGGATTCCTCATCGGCGTCGCCGACTGCACAGGGCACGGCGTGCCCGGCGCCTTCATGACCATGACGGCCAGCGCGGTGCTGAACAACGTGGTGGACGGCATGGGCGCCGCCGATCCCGCGGCGCTGCTCGCCACGGTGGACGAGAAGGTGCGCGCGGCCCTGCACCAGGACGGCGACGCGGCAAGCTGGGAGGGCGGCTTCGACAACGGGCTGGACCTGGCGCTGTGCTACGTCCAGCCGGCGCGGCGGCGGCTCGTCTATGCCGGTGCCCGCCTGCCCCTGGCCATCGCCGGCCCGGACGGGTTGACCGAGATCCGCGCCGACCGCCGCAGCCTTGGCTACCGCGCGTCCGGCCCCACCCCGGCCTTCACGAATCACAGCCTGGACCTGCAGCCCGGCCAGACCTTCTACATCTGCACCGACGGGCTGACCGACCAGTGCGGCGGGGAGCGCGGGCGGAGCTTCGGCAAGCGACGGCTGCACGGCGTGGTCGAGGAATGCCGCGCGCTGCCGCTCGACGGGCAGAAGGAGCGCATCGAGTCCAGCCTGTCCGGGTTCCAGGGCGACCGCCCGCAGCGCGACGACATCACCATGGTCGGCTTCCGCGTCCGGCTGGCCGGCGACCCGGCGGACCCGACGCGGAACACCCTGTGGGAAATCGCGTAA
- a CDS encoding cation diffusion facilitator family transporter has protein sequence MSEARSHRLRRYATYASVSVSLTLILAKLAAYLATDSVSILSSLIDSSTDMMASVVTLLGVRTALRPPDEAHRFGHGKAEALAALAQAAFIGGSALFLTIEAVRRLITPQPVGEGAVGIAVMLLSILLTAGLITFQRHVVTATGSVAVGADRLHYSGDLLMNAAVILAILLTGWTGISAFDPLFGLGIAAFLLYGARKVAREALNVLMDRELPAEERERIAALVTEQPDVAGMHDLRTRSSGVGAFIELHLELDPTLSVAKAHDITDRVEDRLKDAFPGAEVMIHQEPAGLQDDRLDHRIADGQGVDDSAVVRGADGQGGRG, from the coding sequence ATGAGCGAAGCGCGTTCGCACCGGCTGCGCCGGTACGCCACCTACGCCAGCGTGTCGGTGTCCCTGACGCTGATCCTGGCGAAGCTGGCGGCCTATCTGGCCACCGACTCGGTCAGCATCCTGTCGTCGCTGATCGATTCCAGCACGGACATGATGGCCTCGGTGGTGACGCTGCTCGGTGTGCGGACGGCGTTGCGCCCGCCGGACGAGGCGCACCGCTTCGGCCACGGCAAGGCGGAGGCGCTGGCCGCCCTGGCCCAGGCCGCCTTCATCGGCGGCTCCGCCCTTTTCCTGACCATCGAGGCGGTGCGCCGCCTCATCACCCCGCAGCCGGTGGGCGAGGGGGCGGTGGGCATCGCCGTGATGCTGCTGTCCATCCTGCTGACCGCCGGCCTGATCACCTTCCAGCGCCATGTGGTGACGGCCACCGGCTCGGTCGCGGTGGGAGCGGACCGGCTGCATTATTCCGGCGACCTGCTGATGAACGCGGCGGTCATCCTGGCGATCCTGCTGACCGGCTGGACCGGCATCAGCGCCTTCGACCCGCTGTTCGGCCTGGGCATCGCCGCCTTCCTGCTCTACGGCGCCCGCAAGGTCGCCCGGGAGGCGCTGAACGTCCTGATGGACCGGGAACTGCCGGCGGAGGAGCGGGAGCGCATCGCCGCGCTGGTGACGGAGCAGCCGGACGTCGCGGGGATGCACGATCTGCGCACCCGCAGCTCCGGCGTCGGCGCCTTCATCGAGCTGCATCTGGAACTCGACCCCACGCTGTCGGTCGCCAAGGCGCACGACATCACCGACCGGGTGGAGGACCGTTTGAAAGACGCCTTTCCGGGCGCCGAGGTCATGATCCACCAGGAGCCCGCCGGCCTTCAGGACGACCGCCTGGACCACCGCATAGCGGACGGCCAGGGGGTTGATGACTCCGCCGTCGTGCGGGGCGCCGATGGACAGGGGGGGCGCGGTTAG